A single Neospora caninum Liverpool complete genome, chromosome VIIb DNA region contains:
- a CDS encoding putative centrin yields MLSRKPGIGALAEGSASSLSYRGSASATGAASAASGAAGRRRGARQELREEQKMEVKEAFDLFDTDKTGRIDYHELKVAMRALGFEVKKAEVLELMREYDKQNTGQIDYSDFLEIMTQKILERDPAEEMAKAFKLFDDDDTGKISLKNLRRVARELGENLSDDELQAMIDEFDRDCDGEISQEEFFAIMKQTSLY; encoded by the exons ATGCTGTCCAGGAAGCCTGGAATCGGCGCTCTCGCCGAAGgctccgcttcgtctctctcttacCGCGGATCCGCAAGCGCGACTGGagctgcctccgccgcctcagGAGCCGCGGGacgccgacgaggcgctcGACAGGAactgagagaagaacaaaaaaTGGAAGTAAAGGAAGCGTTCGACCTCTTCGACACAGACAAAACCGGGCGGATCGACTACCACGAACTCAAG gTTGCCATGCGTGCTCTCGGCTTTGAAGTCAAGAAGGCCGAAGTGCTGGAGCTGATGAGAGAATACGACAAACAGAACACGGGGCAAATCGATTACAGCGACTTCCTGGAAATCA TGACGCAGAAAATCCTTGAGCGTGACCCTGCCGAGGAGATGGCGAAGGCCTTCAAGCTCTTCGACGACGATGATACCGGGAAAATATCCCTGAAAAATCTGCGAAGAGTTGCGCGGGAACTG GGCGAAAATCTCTCCGACGATGAACTTCAAGCAATGATTGATGAATTCGACCGGGACTGTGACGGCGAAA